A genome region from Rhizophagus irregularis chromosome 14, complete sequence includes the following:
- a CDS encoding T-complex protein 1 subunit eta, with protein MAGRVPMMQPQIILLKEGTDASQGRGQLLSNINACLAVVDTVRTTLGPRGMDKLIVDEKGEVTISNDGATIMKLLDVVHPAAKTLVDIARSQDAEVGDGTTSVVLLAGELLKEVRGYIEDGVSPHIIIKGYRNAAQLAINKIKEIAITIERTDDIQFRDLLKKCAGTAMSSKLIHSHEDFFTDMVVNAVLKLDQEELNEKLIGVKRIPGGAMEDSLLVDGVAFKKTFSYAGFEQQPKSFKNPKILSLNIELELKAEKDNAEVRIDDVSEYQAIVDAEWTIIYSKLETIVNAGAKVVLSRLPIGDLATQYFADRDIFCAGRVPAEDLNRVVNAVGGSMQTTVSNIEDKHLGTCEYFEEKQIGGERFNIFEGCPATKTCTLILRGGAEQFIAEVERSLHDAIMIVKRCIKNNLTVAGGGATEMEISKYLRDHSRTIEGKQQLIIGAFARALEIIPRQLCDNAGFDATDMLNNLRMKHAQGALWYGVDINAESITDNYEKFVWEPALVKTNAIAAATEAACLILSVDETVRNPASEKPQGGPPMPRGGAQRSFRGRGRGIPR; from the exons ATGGCTGGAAGAGTTCCAATGATG CAACCCCAAATTATCTTGCTCAAAGAGGGAACGGATGCGTCTCAAGGTCGTGGTCAACTTCTATCCAATATCAATGCTTGTTTAGCAGTAGTTGACACTGTTAGAACAACATTGGGACCAAGAGGCATGGATAAATTGATCGTTGATGAAAAGG GGGAAGTTACAATCTCGAATGATGGTGCTACGATTATGAAACTCCTGGATGTTGTGCACCCCGCTGCAAAGACTCTTGTCGACATTGCAAGATCACAAGATGCCGAA gttGGCGATGGGACCACAAGTGTAGTCTTGCTCGCAGGAGAATTGTTGAAAGAAGTTAGAGGATATATTGAAGATGGAGTTAGTcctcatattattattaagggTTATAGAAACGCTGCTCAATTG gcaataaataaaatcaaagaaattgcGATCACGATTGAGCGTACTGATGATAT tCAATTTCGAGATCTGCTTAAGAAATGTGCCGGAACAGCTATGTCTTCGAAACTCATTCACTCGCATGAAGATTTCTTTACAGATATGGTCGTTAATGCAGTATTGAAACTGGATcaagaagaattaaatgaGAAATTAATTGGTGTAAAGAGAATTCCTGGTGGTGCCATGGAG GATTCCCTACTTGTTGATGGTGTTGCTTTCAAAAAGACATTCTCATATGCTGGATTTGAACAACAACCAAAATCGTTTAAAAATCCTAAGATATTGTCCTTAAATAttgaattagaattaaaagCTGAAAAAGACAATGCAGAAGTCAGAATCGACGATGTTTCG GAATATCAAGCAATTGTTGATGCTGAATGGACCATTATATATTCAAAACTTGAAACTATTGTTAACGCTGGAGCAAAAGTAGTACTTTCAAGATTACCGATTGGTGATTTAGCAACTCAATATTTTGCTGATAGGGATATCTTTTGTGCAGGTCGAGTACCTGCCGAAGATCTTAATCGTGTAGTAAATGCAGTTGGTGGCTCGATGCAAACCACTGTTTCTAATATTGAGGATAAGCATTTAGGTACATGtgaatattttgaagaaaaacaAATTGGTGGTGAAAGATTTAATATCTTCGAGGGTTGCCCTGCAACAAAAACCTGTACTCTCATTTTAAGAGGCGGTGCAGAACAATTTATTGCAGAAGTAGAAAGAAGTTTGCATGACGCAATCATGATAGTGAAAAGATGCATTAAGAATAATTTGACAGTTGCTGGTGGCGGTGCCACGGAG ATGGAAATATCTAAATATCTTCGAGATCATTCTCGGACAATTGAAGGAAAACAACAATTGATTATCGGTGCTTTTGCACGTGCATTGGAAATTATTCCCCGTCAATTATGTGATAATGCAGGTTTCGATGCAACCGATATGTTGAATAATCTAAGAATGAAACATGCCCAGG GTGCTCTTTGGTATGGTGTGGATATCAATGCTGAATCTATTACTGACAATTATGAAAAGTTTGTTTGGGAACCTGCACTTGTAAAAACAAATGCAATTGCCGCTGCTACAGAAGCAGCATGCTTAATTTTAAGTGTGGACGAAACTGTGAGAAATCCAGCATCAGAAAAACCTCAAGGTGGTCCTCCAATGCCAAGAGGTGGGGCTCAAAGATCATTTAGAGGTCGTGGTCGTGGTATTCCAcgatga